A segment of the Mangrovimonas sp. YM274 genome:
CATAGTGTCCGCAGAATATGCCAGCCAAACAAAACCTGCCAATAAACTAGCCAAGGACGACACGGTCCATGTTAACACCCAAAATTGTTCCAATTGTCTAGCAGAAAAACATCAGGATGATGCTAAATTTTGTTTTAAATGTGGAAGCGAATTACATTATGACTAAATACCTTATCTCGATAGTAGGGCCTACCGCTATTGGTAAAACAGCTCTAAGCATACAACTTGCCCAATACTTTAATACTGAAATAATTTCTGCTGATTCCAGACAGTTTTTTAAGGAAATGCAAATAGGCACCGCAGCACCAACTCCTGAAGAATTGGCCGCTGCTCCTCATCATTTCATTCATCATAAATCCATTGAAACCGACTATAACGTTGGTGCTTTTGAAAGAGATGCCATAGAACAATTAGAGAAATTATTCAAAAAGCATGATGTTGTGGTTATGGTTGGCGGTTCTGGTCTTTATGTCGATGCCGTGACAAAAGGACTAGACGACTTTCCTGATCTTGATCCTAAAATTAGAGAAACTCTAAACAATACTTTGGAAACAGAAGGACTACTTGCACTCCAAACTCAATTGAAACAATTAGACCCTCAATCCTTTCAAAGTATTGCTATTGACAATCCACACCGTGTAATCAGGGCCCTAGAAGTTTCTATTGGAACAGGTAAACCGTATGCTTCCTTTTTAAATCAAAAAAAGAATAAACGTCCTTTTAAAACCATTTCAATTGGTTTAACCGCAGACCGTGAAATTGTTTATGACCGAATTAATAGGCGTGTTGATATTATGATGGAAAACGGACTTCTTGAAGAAGCAAAAAAGCTTTTACCTAAACAGCATTTAAACGCACTAAATACTGTAGGCTATAAAGAGTTATTTAAATACTTCAATGGCAATTGGACTTTAGATTTTGCTGTTTCTGAAATAAAAAAGAACTCTAGACGCTTTGCCAAAAGGCAATTTACATGGTTCAAAAAAAATGAAAACATTCTTTGGTTTGACTACACAACTCCTTTAGAAACCATAGTAAATGACATTTCAAAACTAATTGAAAAACAATAAATTAAAATAAACTTAAGATTGTAGCTGTAATCAGTTTTTTAGCCCTACCTTTGGCCCTTTATTAATTTAATTTATATTATGAGTAAAGGTACAGTAAAGTTCTTCAACGACTCAAAAGGATTTGGATTTATCGTTGAAGAAGGGACCAACAAAGAACATTTTGTACACATTTCTGGTTTAGAAGATGAGATTCGCGAAGGAGATGAAGTAGAATTTGATCTAACCGAAGGAAAAAAAGGATTGAACGCAGTAAACGTAAGAGTTATCTAATATTCACCCCTATTTTAAGTAAAAAAGCCTATCAAAATATTGATAGGCTTTTTTTATTATTGTAAGAGGAGAGCATTAAGCGCTTTGGTTAACTACCAATCTAAATCCTTCTCCATGTATATTTAAAATCTCAACGTTTTCATCTGGTTTTAAATATTTACGAAGCTTCGCAATGTAAACATCCATACTACGAGACGTAAAATAGTTATCATCTCTCCAAATTTTTGTCAGAGCCAATTCTCTAGGCATCAAATCGTTTTCATGAAGTGCCAACATACGCAACAATTCATTTTCTTTAGGAGACAATTTGATAGGTTCTCCCCCGTCAAATCGTAAAAACCTTAATTTGGAGTTTAAATCGAATCTACCTATTTTAAACTCAAACTGTTTGCTATCTGTAACTGTTTCAGTAGCCTTGCGCTGCATGATAGCTTTTATTTTCATGAGCAGGACCTCACTATCAAAAGGTTTGTTTAAATAGTCATCTGCCCCTACTTTATATCCTTTTAGCACATCTTCCTTCATAGCCTTGGCGGTAAGGAAAATGATAGGTACTTCACTATTTTTTTCTCTAATTTCTTTAGCCAACGTAAACCCATCTTTGTAAGGCATCATGACATCTAGGATACACAAATCAAAATCATCTTTTTTGAATTTTTCAAAACCTTCCATCCCGTTTTTGGCATGAACAACATCGTAATCGTTCATTGTCAAATAATCCTTTAATACCGTTCCAAAATTGGGGTCGTCCTCGACAAGGAGAATTTTTTTATTTTGTTCTTCCATAATTTATGATATTAATGGCAGCTTAATAGTAAATACACTACCTTTTCCTTTTTCACTTTCTACTGATATATGACCGTGATGGTCTTCTACTATTCTTTTTACGTAGGCCAAACCTAAACCATGACCTTTAACGTTATGTACATTACCAGAGTGTTCTCTATAGAATTTCTCAAATATTTTTCGTTGAACCTGTTTGGACATTCCATTACCTTGATCTGCTATCTTTAATAAAATATTGTTCCCAATATTCTCTGTATACACATCTATTTTTGGTTCGTCATCCGAATATTTTATGGCATTATCCAAAATGTTAACAATAACATTTGTAAAATGACTTTCGTTGGCCAAAATTGAAGATTTGGAAGCATTTAAATGTGTTTTTACATATCCCTTTCGGTCTTCAACAATTAACTCAACGTGGGTAATAGCATCTTCTATTAAGTCGTGCAGCTTTACTCTGTCCTTACTTATGTTCAATTCATTTTTCTCAAGTTTCGATATTCTCAATACATTTTCAACTTGAGCATGCATGCGTTTATTTTCATCCTTGATCATTTTCAGATAACGCTTCACCTTATCCTGGTCTTCAATAATCTTCGGGTTTTTAATGGCGTCCAAAGCAAGATTGATGGTGGCTATTGGCGTTTTAAACTCATGCGTCATATTATTGATAAAATCTGTCTTAATCTGCGATATTTTACGCTGCTTTATCAATTGATAAATGGCATTTGAATAGGCTATAATAATGATTAAAGTAAATACAACCGAAAGCACAATTGCCTTTATAATGGTAGAGAACAAAAATTTTCTTCGTTCTGGAAAATCCACATATAAACGATAATCACTTTGCTTATTGTTATCCAAAAAAACAGAAACTCCATAAGTTGAAGAATTATTCAGCTCAAAGTTTTCCGACTGTACTTTAGTCGCTAAATCTTTATCATAAATGGCAAATTCAAAATCAATATCAATACCATCTTCCTTTAATTGATATTGCAACAAATCTGAAACTTCCTCTGGAGAAACCCTCTTATAAATTGGAAAATTCTTATAATAGTCCCGATAGGTTGTTTCAAACAATTTTTTTTCAACTTCCGGAAGCTCTAAATATTCACGATATGTACGCTCGGGGTTTATGTTAAGATCCCCCTCATTATTTAAAGCAGTATTACTATAGATTTTTGTTTCCCGCTCATTAAACAAACGACTAATGCTGATACTATCCACTCCTATATCAAAGAACACTGATGGTACTTTGAAGCTTTCCTCTAAAATGGTGTTACGGTAAATAATTGTTTCATCCCTTTGGTCATCTTGAGTTTTTATCAAAATTTCCCTAATGGCACTTGTGTCACGATTAACCCCGCGTTTCTCAAGCTCATAAACCTTTCGAGCATATCTATCAAACTCTTTGTCTTCCAAAGATTTTGACACCCAGCTTAAAGCATGTTTAACGTTAAGTTCAAAACGGTTTTCTTCATTTTGCAGGGAATTCTTAATAAAATAAGCCTGCACTAAAATTATACCAATGAGTGATACACTCATTAAGATCACCAATAAGACGAATAGCTTTCTGCCCATCGTTCAAATTTAACATTTTAACATTTATTAGATATCCCCTTTAACCTTACATTAACAAAAATGTTAAAATAAGGGTTAATTTCCTACAGAACGAAGGGTCTCATGAAGTTTTAACACCTGATTATGAGTAGCTTCCAACTTATCATTAACAATTATGTAGTCCGCTAATTTAAGTTTCTCATCATCACTTAGTTGGTTATCCATAATGGCCTGTATTTTTTCCCGGGATGTTTGATCTCGCTTTAAGAGGCGTTCTATCCTTTGATTAATACCGGCAATCACCAAAATTATGGCATCATATTCCTTTTCCATATGGTGTTCAAAAATAATAGCTGCTTCTTTTATGACATAAGGTGAAGCTTGTTGAGCGAGCCAGTCTTTGAAATGTTTGGCAACTTCTGGATGCACAATAGCATTCATAGCTTCCAGCAAAGCCTTGTTGTTAAAAATAGCATCAGCAATGAAAGGTTTATTGAGTTCTCCGTTAACATAGGCCTGCTCTCCAAAAAGCACCTTTAATTTTCGTTGAAGTTCTGGAGATGTCGCCATAATCCGTTTTGCTTCCAAGTCTGCTGTGTACACAGGAACCCCCAAACTTCTAAACATATTGGCCACTGTACTTTTACCACTTCCTATACCTCCGGTAACTCCTATAACCTTCATAAAACAACTTATTATCTAACTTATTGATATTCAAAGGATAAATTTATCATTTTACAACGATAAACTCAACTTTATTTTGCTTGATTCTTGTACTTTTTGCAGCTTCAGGTACTGAAGTTAATTTTGGAGTCATTGCCTTTTTATCTGTTTGAGCTATTTCCTCATAGTTACAAACTACTTTAAAATCTGATGGTTTGATTTCATTAAATCTATTTAACGGAACGTAATACAATACAGTTACCACCTTTGGAAAGTAATTAATAGTTAAATTTTTAGGTGTATTGACCAAAGTCACCGGTACCTCAACTGCTCCCTCTGTAAACTTCACCACTTCTGAAGTAACAGTTACTTTTTGAGATGAAAGCTTTATATTTCCATCGACTTTTGGAAGCTTTAAAGCAATAGACTGAGAAAAACTAGCATTAACATCCTTTAATGACAATGGCTCTGTAGATATTTCTTCAATAGTACTAACTATATTCTCGGCACCTATAACCGTAACAGAATCCGGTTTTATTTCTACCTTATCCAAAACATCATATCCTATCAAATAGGAGATATTAGCTTGTAACTTAATAGGGACCTTTTTGGTTTCTAAGGTTTCAAAACGAAAATTTAAGGTATCAGGAGTGATGGAAAGCATTTCCACTCTCGATCCTACCAAGGATTTTATTTTGTGTGCTGATTTGTTTGCCACCCAAGAATAATGCTCATTATTATAATACAAATCCGAGTCATAATCAATTTTAACAGGCTGCTTAAAAAAAATCAAAGGCACTAAATTGAATCCATTAGCAGACAAGACCACATTAATTTTCTGTTTCTCCTTTTGGAGTAACACCTTATTCTCTGGCACATTTTCAAAAGAAACATTTAAGGCAACAGTTTCTGTATATTTTCCTGACAGTTTACTGATAATCAAAAAAAGAAATGAAAGCATAAGAAAAAAACCAAAGACATTTAGCTTTTTATTTCTTATCGATTCTAATAGTTTTGATCTTAATTTATTCAGCATGTTTAAAAAATAAATGAGGAAACGCCACTTCGGGAGTTTTTCCCTGTAGCCTCAACGCTATTGTGGATTTAAAAAATCCGTAACCGTATCCAAAAAACTGAACCGCTATGGCGTATACAGATTTCAGTGCCACTTCCAGACTCTTTGTTTCAAAAAGAGCCAAGAGAAATGCTATGAAAAAATACGCTAGATAAGCCAAAATTCCAAAGCTATGTCCAAAAAGCCATAAAATAATTGCTCCAACAAGGCCCAACATAAACAGTGTAGGAAACCAATAGGTCAATTTTGCAGTCTTTGGATGCCATAAATTTAAAATTGGCCTTACCAACCCAAACTTATGCACCTGTGTGTAAAATTTAGACCATGAAATCCTTCTTTTATGGAACACATAAGCCTCCTCTATCAATTCGGTTTCAAAGCCTAAATTGGTCAACCTAATGGACAGGTCTGGATCTTCCCCGGGATGTATCACTCCAAAACCACCAGATGCTTGAAAAGCCTTCTTGGAAATCCCCATATTGAAGCTTCTAGGTTGAAACTTCCCTACTTGTTTCTTCCCTCCTCTAATTCCTCCGGTTGAAATAAAAGAAGTCATAGCAAAATTGATTGCCTTTTGAAGAGGTGTAAAGGACATATGCGCTGTATCAGGCCCGCCGAAGCAATCCACATAACGTTCTTCCAAATAGGCAGAAACTTCGTTTAAATAATGAGAGGGCAAAACACAATCCGAATCCAAAATGATAAAATAATTCCCTTTTGCTTGTTTCATTCCATAATTACGAGAGTCTCCTGGTCCCGAGTTTGCCTTGAAGAAGTAATTAATATCTAAAGAATCGGAATAATCCGCTACGACCTTTTTACAATCTATAGAAGAACCATCTTCAACAATCACAATTTCAAATGGACTGTTGTATTCTAACTTGGAAAAACTTTCCAACAACTCGGCAACCTCATCTGGCCTATTGTATACAGGTATAACGAATGAAAAAGACAGTGTATTCATACACTACAAATGTAATTAAAGAAAATAGAATAACTATCCTATGGCTGCCTTTTACGGTCCATAATTACCCATTATTTAAATAGAATATTAAGCTAATAACGATACTAAAACAATAAAAATCAGTATACCTTCACATATTACAAGACAAAAGCTTTTTACCATAAAAAAACCTTAGCCCACAATAGGCTAAGGTTTTTTATTTACTAAAGAAATGGTTGCAATTACTTTTTAAGAATTCTAAATGTTTCCACTTTATCCAAAATTGATGCTTGAACAAAATAGGCTCCAGAATGCAAATTGGATAAATCAATTTGGCTATTCATTTCATTGGGAGACAACTTTAAAACCTGTTGTCCTAAAGAATTAAAAACTAACACATCATTAATAACGGAAGGAGATTTGATGTTTAGTACATCTTCTACGGGATTAGGAAAATAGCTAAATTCTACCACAGGAGTCTCCACATCCTCTAGACCTAAAGTAAACTGTCCTACAGATACATTGTCTATGTACCATGAATCTCCATCATTTTGAATTCTCACGAATGCAATATAAATTACTTCTCCATCATACTCACTTAAATCGACAATCTTTTCTTCATAAACCTGAGCATCATCGTTCAATTCATTCTCATCCCAAGTTATAAGAGTATCAAAATCTGCTGGAGCTGTTTGAGAACCGGTAGAAATTCGAATTTGATATACAGTTCCATAATCATCATCAAATTCTTGACGTGTATAAAATCTCAGCTCCGCATTTGTTGCATTGGTCAAGTCTATTTGACTGGTAACCATCCAGTCTTCTGTATCGGCTACTGCAGCTTCATACATTATGTGAGCTGAATTGCTTCCTTCATAGGGATTACTTTGGTTGACAACCCAGTCTTCAACACCTAGTGCAGAACCAAATATGGCCCATCCCTCCGGAGGAAATCCATCTTCAAACCCTTCAAAAAAGCCTTCAAAAACTTGGGCTTTAGCATGAAAGTTAAATAACAGGGAAAAGATTGCACCCCATAAAAAAGTAGTTTTTTTCATAACATTAAATTTAATTGATTAAGCATAGTAAAATTACCTATAAAAACCTCAACCTCAATATGTTAAATAATTTTATCGTTTAAATTCTAATTATATCGACAAAAGCACCTATAAAAAACCACACGTTTTATATCACCCTAATAATCAGACTTATAAAAAGCAAAAAAGCGGCTTAAACAAGCCGCTTTTATCCAATTGATTAATTACTCTTAATGTTTAACAACCTTTATAGTCTCAACTATATTATCAATTGTAACTTGTACAAAGTACGCCCCAATACTCAATTGAGACATATCAATAGTACTTTCTATTTTTGCAGGATTCACCCTCAATACTTCTTGACCAACCATATTAAAAACTGACACGTTTTGGATTGTCGAAACTGACTTAATGTTCAAAACATTTTCTACTGGGTTTGGATAATATGAAAAACTACTTTCTTCAAAATGATCAACAATAGATAAAGTTGGGCTAAGGGTTGCCGTATCAGGACTGCTTACATCTATAGTAAAAGGACCTTCTGAGCCATCACTTGAACCACCGTAATACCCAATATTCACATAATACTGAACGCCTGCATCTCCCGTAAAAGAAACAGACTCTCCATCTCCAGAATATCCTGAATCACTACTAGTAACACATGTGAAATCTCCACAAGTTCCAGAGTAAACAGCCAATTCTAAATCCCAACCAGTTACTTCCGAAATATCAACTTCAATAGTACCACTCTCATCAACCATAAAAGTATACCAAACGCCATCATTCATGCCATACGAACAACTTCCAATAAAGCCATCATTATTGGTAGCTCCAATAGCATCTTGGCTAAAATTATATGGTAACTCAGATACTAATGTTGCGGAAGAACAAGCATCATTTTCTGGAGGACATGAATAATTAAAGCTATCTACTTCAAAGTCACAGTCCGTATTGGAGTGAACAGCTGAAATAGTAACTTCGGTACCATTTGAATAAGGACCAAAGTTATACAATGGTTGAGACTCAGATATCGTTTGCTCCTGATTCCCATCTGACAACGAAGTCAAATCTCCAAATTCGGTCACCAATACGTCAATATAGAACTGATCATTATCGCAATCGGGAACAACTGCCGCCGTCGTTTCAGCAGCCATACACATAACGCTTCCCAAACAAATATCGAAAGTATTATACTGTACACTTGAAGACCATCCATAAACTCTCACATAATAAAGTGTACCAACTTCCAATCCTTCTAACATTAAAGTATTTGGATCACTGTCGTCAATGATTGTCAATGCTTCACATCCATTGGTTGCATCATAAACGGCCATCCCCATATCTGTACTTGTACTTGTTCCTCCTCCAAGATTAACAACATTGCTAATTACAATTTGATGTATACTGGAAATGGCTTCAAATGAAAACCACACATCTGTATTGGGAGTCCCTGTAACATCATCTTCTTGAGAGGATGCCGTTGCGCCTAATGTGGTTGCACTTGTAACCTCTGTACATTCCAAATCCATATTAGCTATCAAAGAAATCGGAGCGGTGCAATCATCATTTGACGGAGGACAGTCATAAATGAAACTATCCACTTCAAAATCACAATATTCATCGGTATGAATGGCATCAATATCAACTTCAGAACCACTTATATAAGGACCAAAAATATATGTACCAGAACCAGTTACATCAATCGTTGTGGTTCCATCCGACAAATGCAAAATATCACCTTGATCAGTCACTTCAACTTCAATAGAAAACTCTCCATTATCACAATCTGCCACAATTGCCCCAGAAGCCTCTCCTTCCAAACAAGGCAAGGTTCCCACACAAATATCAAAGTTATTATATTGAACAGTGCCATACCATCCATAAACTCTCACGTAATAAGTAGTTCCTACGTCGAGGCCTTCCAAAATTAAAGTATTAGGATCGCTATCATCAACAAATACTAGAGCCTCGCATCCTGCTGTAGCATCATACACGGCCATTCCCATATCTGTACTGGTACTAGTCCCTCCTCCCTGATTCTCTACATTACTAATTTCAATTTCATGAGCTGGATAAGTTGCTACAAATGAAAACCAAACATCGGTATTAGGAGTTCCTGTTACCTCTCCCTCCTGGACAGATTCAGTAGCTCCTAATGTAGTCCCACTTGTTATTACGGTACATTCTAAATCTTCATTTACCGTCAAAGCAATCGCACCAGAACAATCATCATTTTCAGGAGCTACAGGAAGCGTGGAAAATGTATAAGGGCCTACCCAACCACTAGTACCATCAGACTCACAATCGGCCTGCACATAAAAATCATATTCGGTAAACGGTGTTAAATCGCTTTTGGTAAATCCGTTGGCAACACCTATATCAGTTGGTGTTCCAGTTGCTGTTTCTCCTTCCAAAACCACTTCTACATTATATAAAGAAGCTGTTCCAGATTCCTCCCAAGACAGTACTGCACTAGATGTAGTAATATTTGAAGCTGTTAAGCCTAAAGGTAATAAACAGCTCGGAGCATCTGGCACCGTAATCATTAAAGAAACTTCCAATTCAAGTTCGGGAGTATCTGGTTCCCAGTCAGAACTCACATCGTTATTGGAACCATCATCTGGACTATTTCCACCATTATCATTAAGTACTTCTCCATACGCTGTAATTGATATTAAAGTACCGTCCCAACTATCTGCAAACTTATCATAGCAGTTTACATAGTATACTCCAGGGGAAAGCTCAATATCTTCATTTATCAATCCTGCTCCGTTGGAATAAGTTCCATCTCCTTGGCCCCAAACCTGAGTGCCTGCACCATTTATTTCGGTAGTAATGTTTACCCATTTCTCTGAGGTATAAGAACCTCCTGATGTCGTTATGTTAATGACACTTTGAGCATTGCATAAAGAGAAAAAAGTTAAAAAGACCGTTAAAAACAGTAGTGTAGTTTTCTTCATAAAAGTTGTTTTTTAAGTGGTTGTTATGTTATTTATTCGCAAATTATTGCTTTAAAAATTTACCTACAACCACTAAAACACTTAATCGCTTAAACACCGAATACTTGGATAAAGTGTTAAATAAATTACACAATAAAACTAAATGTTATATAATTAACAATTTTAAAACTTCCCTTAATAGTATTAAACCACAAAAAAAGAGCCCAAATGGCTCTTTTTTTTTGAAAGTATTTATTTTTTAAATTACTCCTTTATAATTCTTACAATTTCAGAACTATCACCAATACTCACTTTTACAAAATAAGCACCTGTTTGCAATTGCGTCATGTCTATATCCGTTGAGGACGCATTTGGCATGAAATTCATCACTTCTTGCCCCAGCATATTGATAACCACAATACTTTCAATACTACTTTGTGAGCGAATCGATAATTTATCATTTACTGGATTAGGGAAATAAGTGAAGCTATTTGATGTTTCTTCAAAATCATTAACACTCAAACTTTCTGTTGACCATATTTTCAATTCAAATGTTGGGTTGGAAGGAACTGAAGAGCTATAAGCAAATACCCTTACATAGTAAGTTTCTCCAACTATTAGCCCTGTTGCTTGAATTTCTGGATCACTTCCGGTATCCTTACATGCTATATGTACTAACGAACCACATGTTCCCTCAAGTAACTCAACAACCCCATCAAACGCATCATCTAAAGTAATGTTCATATCTGTAGTCAATGCTTCAAAAGAATACCATACATCATCATTTGGGGTTCCAGTCCAACCATCACATGTTGGAGCCTCAACACCAGAATCTGTAGCTCCCAATATAGTTCCAGCTACTGGTGTGGCACTATCTGCATCTAGAACATCTGTTTCTTGAACCATAGTAATAGCCCCATCACACTCATCATTGTCTGGAGGACAATTGAAAACAAAAGTTCCCAATTCAACATTACAATCACTATCATCTCCATGAAGAAGCGTCAAAGTTTTACTGTCCCCATTTGCAAAGGGACCAATTTGCATTTCTCCAAGATCAGAAACTCCCCATGTCAAAACACCATCCGTAATTGCCGGAGAACCATCTCCCATATCAGTTACATCTATGACAATGAAAAATTGGTTATACTGACAATCTTCCTCTACAGAAACCGTAGCTTCAGCTGGCATACATGCCAATTGTGTTAAGGAAAAATCATAAGTAGTACTTTGGGGAGTCGCCCAAGTTGAAATAACAATATAATAGGTCGTTCCAGCTGTAAGCTCCACTTCAACAATTCTATCGGCTGTAGAAGAACTCCCTTCAAATCCAATACAGTTAGGAGAAGTCCCCGGACATCCGTCCAAAATATGTATCCCGGAATATGATGACCCTATGTTTGTTAAACTTGCAATATATATACCATCCTCACTAGGTGTAAATGTATATACTACATCATCCCCGTTCATATAATACGAGCTACAACTACTATCCCCATTCTCATAATCATCCATATAATTAGCGGTATCATCACTTGTGGTGTAAGGCAAAGAAGAAATTTCAATAGCTGTTTCACATATTTGACCAGGAACTGGACACGCATAACTATAATCACCAACAACAAAATCGCAGTCTTCAACTTCATGAACAGCAGAAATAGTAACTTCTGTTCCACTTGGATATGGACCGAAATTATACAAAGGCTGTCCTTCAGAAACCGTTTGTGTTTGAGTTCCATCAGTCAAATCAATTAAATCTCCAAAGGACGTTACTACCACATCCACATAAAATTGGTCACTATCACAATCTGGAACTGCTGCGGCCGCGACTTCTGCAGGAACACATGTAAGTTCTAGTATCTCTACCGTATAATCATGAGCTTCGCCATAACCAGAAGTGTTACAAGGTATTGGTTGTGATGAATATCGATTTCCAACTCGCATTCTATAAGTACCAGGCATTACAGACTCTGGAATAGTAATGGTACCATTGGTAACCGCATTTGCTCCAGAACCAGTACTTGCATCAATTGCCACTAATTCAATGGATCCTTCAGAATCATCAAACTCATAGTCTTGATTAAAATCAATCCAAATTCTCACTTTTTGACTTGAAAAGCCATGGCTTACATTATAATCATAGGAAGAATTATTAAAAAGGGAAATGGTCATATCTGAAAAATCACCATAAGCTCCATCCGAACATCCAGTATCTAAATGACTAAACTCTACTGCAGGTATTTCAAAATCATTAATTTGGTCCCCACTTGCACAACCACTAGAGAATACAGGTTCACAATAACAAAGCGTTTCACTTGTCGTAAGCATTGTTTCAGTGCATCCTTCCGATTCACCAACAGAGTTATAGGCTACAATCGTTACATAATATGTTGTATTGACCATTGGCTCAGAAATGCCATATGAAGTACTCCCTGCATTATCAACTGAATCAGCAATATCTGTTCCACCTGAAGTGGTTCCCA
Coding sequences within it:
- a CDS encoding fibronectin type III domain-containing protein, giving the protein MKKTTLLFLTVFLTFFSLCNAQSVINITTSGGSYTSEKWVNITTEINGAGTQVWGQGDGTYSNGAGLINEDIELSPGVYYVNCYDKFADSWDGTLISITAYGEVLNDNGGNSPDDGSNNDVSSDWEPDTPELELEVSLMITVPDAPSCLLPLGLTASNITTSSAVLSWEESGTASLYNVEVVLEGETATGTPTDIGVANGFTKSDLTPFTEYDFYVQADCESDGTSGWVGPYTFSTLPVAPENDDCSGAIALTVNEDLECTVITSGTTLGATESVQEGEVTGTPNTDVWFSFVATYPAHEIEISNVENQGGGTSTSTDMGMAVYDATAGCEALVFVDDSDPNTLILEGLDVGTTYYVRVYGWYGTVQYNNFDICVGTLPCLEGEASGAIVADCDNGEFSIEVEVTDQGDILHLSDGTTTIDVTGSGTYIFGPYISGSEVDIDAIHTDEYCDFEVDSFIYDCPPSNDDCTAPISLIANMDLECTEVTSATTLGATASSQEDDVTGTPNTDVWFSFEAISSIHQIVISNVVNLGGGTSTSTDMGMAVYDATNGCEALTIIDDSDPNTLMLEGLEVGTLYYVRVYGWSSSVQYNTFDICLGSVMCMAAETTAAVVPDCDNDQFYIDVLVTEFGDLTSLSDGNQEQTISESQPLYNFGPYSNGTEVTISAVHSNTDCDFEVDSFNYSCPPENDACSSATLVSELPYNFSQDAIGATNNDGFIGSCSYGMNDGVWYTFMVDESGTIEVDISEVTGWDLELAVYSGTCGDFTCVTSSDSGYSGDGESVSFTGDAGVQYYVNIGYYGGSSDGSEGPFTIDVSSPDTATLSPTLSIVDHFEESSFSYYPNPVENVLNIKSVSTIQNVSVFNMVGQEVLRVNPAKIESTIDMSQLSIGAYFVQVTIDNIVETIKVVKH
- a CDS encoding GEVED domain-containing protein — its product is MRKTTMLSIFLFGIFCKAGMAQIEINENFDSGTPDGWVDTYTNSSTQACEGNSERDNLYSWSSTGNITTPNYPGISNETDLSFSFDYKIVNYNWSNPVDPTPAGWGSAEFQYSLDDGDTWTTALTINDDNHVVSNVCATMSGVIPGASLPDGSGIKLRISNTWVAGDYYFYVDNFSANQEVTSPPNCNAMLTSPTDGETDANILNGLTWSAATGGVEGYWLTVGTTSGGNDVLDAVDVGNELTYDVALSAGTTYYVSIVPYNSFGNAADCAEESFTTTILPECPSDTTEMNDCGNYDFDITWSEIANADGYYVTVGTTSGGTDIADSVDNAGSTSYGISEPMVNTTYYVTIVAYNSVGESEGCTETMLTTSETLCYCEPVFSSGCASGDQINDFEIPAVEFSHLDTGCSDGAYGDFSDMTISLFNNSSYDYNVSHGFSSQKVRIWIDFNQDYEFDDSEGSIELVAIDASTGSGANAVTNGTITIPESVMPGTYRMRVGNRYSSQPIPCNTSGYGEAHDYTVEILELTCVPAEVAAAAVPDCDSDQFYVDVVVTSFGDLIDLTDGTQTQTVSEGQPLYNFGPYPSGTEVTISAVHEVEDCDFVVGDYSYACPVPGQICETAIEISSLPYTTSDDTANYMDDYENGDSSCSSYYMNGDDVVYTFTPSEDGIYIASLTNIGSSYSGIHILDGCPGTSPNCIGFEGSSSTADRIVEVELTAGTTYYIVISTWATPQSTTYDFSLTQLACMPAEATVSVEEDCQYNQFFIVIDVTDMGDGSPAITDGVLTWGVSDLGEMQIGPFANGDSKTLTLLHGDDSDCNVELGTFVFNCPPDNDECDGAITMVQETDVLDADSATPVAGTILGATDSGVEAPTCDGWTGTPNDDVWYSFEALTTDMNITLDDAFDGVVELLEGTCGSLVHIACKDTGSDPEIQATGLIVGETYYVRVFAYSSSVPSNPTFELKIWSTESLSVNDFEETSNSFTYFPNPVNDKLSIRSQSSIESIVVINMLGQEVMNFMPNASSTDIDMTQLQTGAYFVKVSIGDSSEIVRIIKE